Part of the Ralstonia pickettii DTP0602 genome, TCAATTCATGCCCACTGTCAGCTACGGACAGACCATATCCGTCACCAAGGGAAGCAAGCTGACGCTGACGTTCAAGATGCCAGCGACATGCCCAGGTAGTTAGCCAATCCGGACTGGCCAGGCTCCCCGTGGCGCTACGGCGTTGGCGCCACTTCCGCGTGCTGGGTGGTGGTAGCTCCGCACAATGCAGCAAAGCGACTTGCTTCAGAGAGGGTTCATATTCGACTTGGCATGTAATGCAAAGTCGTTGGCATCCTTTGCATGGCGGGCACTGTGTTCCATGTTGCATCCTTCCGGGATGGGAAATTGCATAGTGTGCCCGCCTGCGTTTCCCGATTGGCCAGGATGGCGGGCCTGATATCGAGATGGCTGGCGACCTTCATCGATGCATTGGAGAGACATGGATGTCGGTAAGCTTCCTCAACCCGAGCTTGTTAAGTACCTTCCGGGCATATCTGCCCGGTTTGGTCATCAGCGCGATCGTGACAGTTGCCGCGATGTCGCTCGCCGCGCATTACCAGGCACCGGTGATGCTGTTCGCCTTGCTGTTGGGAATGGCGCTGAACTTTCTGTCACGGGAATCCTCCAGTGCTGCCGGCATCGACTTCAGCGCCAAGCAGGTGCTTCGCCTGGGTGTCGCCTTGCTGGGATTACGCATTACGGCCTCGCAGGTGGCGGCGCTGGGCTGGCACTCCGTTGCCATGGTCGTGCTGGCGGTCGCGCTGACCATCCTGTGCGGCATCGTGCTGGCTCGGATGATGGGGTTCCAGACGTTCTTCGGCTTGCTCACCGGGGGCGCCGTGGCCATCTGCGGGGCTTCCGCGGCGCTGGCCCTGTCCGCGGCCATGCCACAGCATCCGCTAAAGGAGCGCGCGACGCTGTTCACGGTGATCTCCGTCAGCACGCTATCCACGGTGGCGATGGTGCTATACCCGATGCTCACGCAGCTGCTGGCGCTGCCTTCATCACAGGCCGGAGCCTTTATCGGCGGGACCATCCATGACGTGGCCCAGGTAGTGGGGGCTGGCTACAGCATTTCGCACGAAGCGGGGGATGCGGCGACGCTGATCAAGCTGATGCGGGTGGCCATGCTGCTGCCGGTGATCGCGCTGGCTGCATGGTTGTCGCAGCGTCATCAGCGGGCACAAGGGGAAGCTGGACAGGGGCCGCGCCCGCCGCTGCTGCCGTGGTTTGCCGTGGCGTTTGCGGTGCTGGTGGCGATCAACAGCACCGGCTGGTTGCCCTTGGAACTGGTCAAGGCGGGGCAGTTCGCTTCGCAGTGGTGTCTGGTCATGGCGATGGTGGCTATCGGCATGAAGACTCACCTCAAGGATATCCTGTCCGTAGGCTGGAAGCCGGTGGCGCTGATGGTTCTGGAGACGCTTTTCCTCGCTGGGTTGTTCTACGGCATGCTGGTGCTGATGCGATTCTGACGATCGCTAAAATTTAGGGGAGCCTGCGGCTGCCGTAAGGTGCAATGAACCGGGCCCTATAAGTCGCGCTGGCTTGCGATGCAAGCCAGTGCTCCTACTCGGGCCGGAGTCCCGCGCGCCTGACGACAGCGGGCCATTTCTTCTGTTCGGCCTCGATCAGGCTGGCGAATGCCTCTGGCGTACTGCCGACCGGCTCGAAGCCCTGGCTTGTCAGGCGCTGGTGGACGGCCTCGACAAGAGGCGCTGGAACGCGAAGCACAATCGAAATGCGCGCCGGCATATACGGCGTTGCACGCCCAAACTTCTTCGCTTGCCTTATAGAACGTGACCCATTTGCCGTCGCTGACGCAGTGGGCGCCAGGAAAGACTTCGTCATGGCCGTTCGGACCCTCCAGCGGAGAGGGGGCGTGGGGTGTGGCCCAGTATTGGCCGCGCGGTAGGGGCGCGATCGTCTTTGGCATGCTCATCCGGCCCAGTGCGGTGTTACTGAAGGCCCCGGCCTCACCACGGCGAAACGGAGGCGGTGTCAATCGTGCAATGGCGTAGCCCCCCGACTCGTGGCAGCTTCGTGTAGTCTCGCTACCCCCCCTGCTATCCGGTAGGATTTCCATGGCACGATACCTTCCGACTTTGGCCCGGGCCTTCGGCGTCGGCGCCTTCATCGTGATCGCCGCCATCGTCTCCCGGCAAGTATATCTGCGCAGCGCCGCGGAGGCTGCCGACGCCGGCGCAGACGAGGCGCCGGCGACAATGATGTTGATACGCTGCGAGACGATGCACGAACGTCTACAGAATAGGGACAGGTCGACTGCGGAGGCTGACGAGCGGCCACGCGCTCGATGTAGAGAGTCCTGACTTTCCGAGAACGTCTGACTAGTACCGCTGCACAGAGGTTATGACAGTTTGGCTGGGTTGTAAGACAGGCAAGCAGTTGTGGTCAACGAGCAGTTCGATGGTGCGAGCGATGCCTGCTTGGCGGCGGATCAATCCATTGCGTTCGAGGTTGAGCACCATTTGATGGACGGAAGGAGCCGTGACGGCGAAAAAGCGCTGCATGTCGCGCTCGGCCGGAGAGCGGCCGTTTATCAAGCTGTAGGCCCATATGAAGGCGAGATACTGACCTTGCTTGTCGGTGAAGCTCGGACAGGCTGAGCGCTCGCCAGACAATGGAAGCGATTTCTGATTCATTCGGAACCCCCGCAGTCGAAGGAGGCCCCCCAGAAGGAGGCCATCCGAATGAATTTACGCTATCGAGTCGAGCTCGACCAATCCGAGCGTGAGGCGCTTGCTGCCATGCTAAGCGGCGGCAAGCATGCGGCACGCAAGCTCAAGCGAGCGCAAATCCTCCTTGCAGCGCATGCAGGCCAGGATGACGCGAGCATTGCAGCCACCGTGGCGGTTGGCGAATCCACGGTGTACCGCACCAAGCGCCGCTTCGTGGAGATGGGTCTGGAAGCGGCGCTGAACGAACAGCCTCGACCCGGGGCGCAGCGCAAGCTCAGCGGCAAGGAAGAGGCCCTGCTGATTGCCACCGCCTGCACCAACCCGCCACCGGGACGTGCGCGCTGGACGCTGGAATTGCTCGCCGACACGCTCGTCAAACTGACCGAGCACGAAGAGCTATCGCGCGAGACGGTACGCCGGCGCCTGGCCGAGAACGATCTGAAGCCCTGGCGCAAGGACATGTGGTGCATTCCCAAGATCGACGCGGAGTACGTTGCACGCATGGAAGACGTGCTCGACCTGTATGCCGAAACCCCGGACCCGCAACACCCGGTGGTGTGCTTCGATGAAAGCCCGACCCAGCTCATCGGCGAGGTACGCCAACCGATTCCGGCCGAGCCGGGTAAACCTTTGCGCTACGACTGCGAATACAAGCGCAACGGCACCGCTAATCTGTTCGTCTTCCTCGATGCGCACCGTAGCTGGCGCAAGGTCAAAGTCACTGAACGGAGAACGGCAGATGACTTCGCCCAGTGCATGCGCGACCTGGTCGATATCCACTACCCCCAGGCACCGCGCATCCGGGTCGTGCTGGACAATCTGTCGACCCACACGCCGGCTGCGCTCTACCAAGCCCTGCCACCAGCAGAGGCACGCCGCATCCTGCAGCGGATCGAATTCCACTACACCCCCAAGCACGCCAGTTGGCTCAACATGGTCGAGATCGAAATCGGCGTGCTGCGAAGCCAGTGCCTGGATCGCCGCATCGACTGCCGCGATCGGCTGATCACCGAGGTCGCGGCTTGGGAGCAACTGCGAAACGTCAGCGGCGCTCGCATCAACTGGATGTTCTCTACCGAAACGGCACGGGAGAAATTGGCCAAAGCCTACCCAGTACCGACCTCTGACAAACCGTCATAACCTCTGTGCAGTGGTACTAGTCGATCGGGAGCACAGGCAAAAGAATGCCCGCTGCTCGGGCGGGCATGAATCCCTTTCAGAGAAAGAGAGGAGACGAGGGTAAGTATAAACCCTTGAGAAGACTCTCGCAGAGCGCTTCACAGAGGCCCGGAGATCTAGGCTGCACGCCTGGCCGGCGACAGTTCGAAGCAGTGCCCAATCAATAATTTCATGATCACGAAATTATTGGGCTGTGACGAGGGACCCCGCGGACGGTCATGCTCGTCGTCTCTAGCCGACCCCTATGCGACATCCGATTGCTTCGAGGCGAACGCCCGGTTCTTGTATGACTTCGGTCAACCAAGATCGGTGCGTCGGACCAATCTTCCCGACCCTTTAAGGAAGAGGACCCTGGCCTTTGAGTCCGAAAGCGTTTAGAGCCTCGATCCTCACGCGCGGTGTCCGGGATGCAGTCCAGCCAACTACTGGTTCCGCTCTCAGACTCGACCGGCAAGGACCTGAATAGCTGATAAGCAATTGATAAGCAGGGCGGTGCAATCCAGTCATGTTGCTTTGTCACACGAAGCCTGGATGGCCGCTTATGTTGTGAGTTGGGTCGCCCATATTCAGTCGCGGCTTTGACCGCAACTGGCTACGGCCGTTGCGCCTCCGCCATCCCTGGCGAATCACGGTTTGCCGCAGCGCGCCGGGCAGGGATGGGACGTGACGCGCTGGCATTGCGGGATGCAGCGATAAGTCACGATAACGAGGCCTTGCCGCGCATCTCAGCAAGTTGGCCGACTGGGTCTCTACACGCCGGACACTGGGTCGTGACCCGATCCTCGACAACGTCTCGCTCTAATGGCTGACGAACACCGACGAGTCCAGCGCCCGGATCTACAGGGAGACCAGCGTGGCACCAGCAAAGACCAGCCGCGTTACCGTTCCGGCGGCATTGACCGTCTTTCCAGGCGAGGTTTACTGGCCACCGAAGGCTTGGCTGGCGCGGGCATATCCCAACCGGGTCTATTACAACCAGGTTGGCAAGGTCGGACACTTTGCCGCTTGCAAAGAGCTGGAG contains:
- a CDS encoding membrane protein, producing the protein MSVSFLNPSLLSTFRAYLPGLVISAIVTVAAMSLAAHYQAPVMLFALLLGMALNFLSRESSSAAGIDFSAKQVLRLGVALLGLRITASQVAALGWHSVAMVVLAVALTILCGIVLARMMGFQTFFGLLTGGAVAICGASAALALSAAMPQHPLKERATLFTVISVSTLSTVAMVLYPMLTQLLALPSSQAGAFIGGTIHDVAQVVGAGYSISHEAGDAATLIKLMRVAMLLPVIALAAWLSQRHQRAQGEAGQGPRPPLLPWFAVAFAVLVAINSTGWLPLELVKAGQFASQWCLVMAMVAIGMKTHLKDILSVGWKPVALMVLETLFLAGLFYGMLVLMRF
- a CDS encoding transposase (K14320: AAAS; aladin), with the protein product MNLRYRVELDQSEREALAAMLSGGKHAARKLKRAQILLAAHAGQDDASIAATVAVGESTVYRTKRRFVEMGLEAALNEQPRPGAQRKLSGKEEALLIATACTNPPPGRARWTLELLADTLVKLTEHEELSRETVRRRLAENDLKPWRKDMWCIPKIDAEYVARMEDVLDLYAETPDPQHPVVCFDESPTQLIGEVRQPIPAEPGKPLRYDCEYKRNGTANLFVFLDAHRSWRKVKVTERRTADDFAQCMRDLVDIHYPQAPRIRVVLDNLSTHTPAALYQALPPAEARRILQRIEFHYTPKHASWLNMVEIEIGVLRSQCLDRRIDCRDRLITEVAAWEQLRNVSGARINWMFSTETAREKLAKAYPVPTSDKPS